Sequence from the Sulfuracidifex tepidarius genome:
CTAGTTCGTTTATGTCTTGGACTGTGGGAATGACTTCGAACTCTAAGTTAAAACCATCTGGTTTAACTTTTCCCTCCATTAATGGTATGAAAGGATACAAATCTCCCGAGTCTGCTAGAGCACCAACTTTTATTGTTACCATGTGGTCAAATCTTAACTCATAGATAAAAAATGTTGGTTACAGTAGGTAGTAAAAACAGCGTAAAAGTCGATGCTGTAAAGGAAGCCTTCAGGATAGCTAAACTTGACGCTGAAGTTTTCTCTATAGAGGTAGAAAGCGGAGTCCCTGCACAACCTTTCTGCGATGATACATTTACGGGGGCCAGAAATAGGGCGTTAAGGTCAATGAAAATTGGTCATTCGGACATGGGAATAGGTATAGAAGGGGGAGTATGTGAAAGAAACGGGAGAATGGTTGCCTTTGCCGTTGTTCATGTCGTGGACAAAGGAGGTAAAGAGAACTTCTCCACCTCTGCGTCTTTCACTTTACCAGAAAACATAGCA
This genomic interval carries:
- the yjjX gene encoding inosine/xanthosine triphosphatase, whose translation is MLVTVGSKNSVKVDAVKEAFRIAKLDAEVFSIEVESGVPAQPFCDDTFTGARNRALRSMKIGHSDMGIGIEGGVCERNGRMVAFAVVHVVDKGGKENFSTSASFTLPENIAQLIREGKELGEATDVVFKVKNSKEKLGAVGHLSKGLISRTTLYIQPVLLAIYPFI